GGCAACAGTAACAGCAACAGCTCCACTAGTTGAGGCCCATGATTTCGTTAACGATAACTATGGCGAACAGCAAGCCGCCGTAGACAATACAAAGTCAGCGGTTTCCTTTGTAACCAATACAGGGAATACCAATGAATCTATACAAGCCAGCACAAGGGCAACAACATTGCTGGACAATGTTGAAACAATGCCACAAAAAACAGAAGCAAATGAACCAACTACACCAACTACATCAGCAGCTCTAGTGTTCAGCGATAAAACAGTTGAAGCTCTGGAACATTGTACGGTTACAAGACCAAAGGATAAAAAGAAACCGCTGTTGAAGGCGgctgtgttaaattttataaaaacctcGCCGCCCTTAACCTTACAACAGCCTTTGGCACAAATATGTGATAATGATGCAACTGACCACACAAATGCAAGTAAAAAACTATGTTTAGATCAGGAATTAGTACTAGAcagccataaaatatttaaaacatttggtTGTCCCAACAAAACTAAACAAGCAGCTGATTTAAAATCATGTCAGGAAACAGATGAGAAAATGTTACAGGAAGCTGCTCAAGACATGGATGATAATACTTCTTCATGTTTGTCAGCTGCAACGGCTAAAAGTGAGCAGCCCaacgaaacattaaaattaaaaataaaccaagAATCTCAAAGTTTATTTATAACCAAAGCCGCCTTAAAAGCTTATACAGCTACTTCAAGTGAAAAAGCAGGCCATATTGAGGCTAAAAATACCAACGATACTAATAACAATGATCATAGGAACAAACATCCTTCTACGCATTGTGATAGACTGAGTTGCGAGACAACCGGTAATACTTGCAGTTCAACTTCAAGCTCCACACAATCTCCCTGCTCCTCAAAATCATCCAGCATCTCAAGAAAATCTCACAGAACGAGAGTTTTAAGACACAAAGCTGTTAAATATGCTGGCAATAATAAAAGATCCGGCCATTGCTATAAATCTAATAACATAATCACCACAAAGAAGATGACAAAGATGATCCTAAAGAAAAAGCTAAGATCTTggcaaaataaacataaattcaagcgtCTAGTTGATATTAGAACAAGATCATCACCAAGTGCAATACGAAAACAACAAATTCAGTCAAAGAAACACAAAGtctataataaaagaaaatcccgAACACAGCAAAGCGTCTTACAAATGGAAGACGAAACATCATCGACAGTCTCAACAACGTCATCATCGGCATATACGTCATCGTCTTCAAGTGCAACAACACCTGCTGTTACAGATCTAGCTGAAAATCTACACAAAACAGGCTCCTCATCAATAACACAGGGAATATCCTCAAACAAGTCATCTTGTATCATGTGGAAGACTAAAGCAGCAATGAAAGCAAATGCCAATGACATGCCTGTGGATGTGGTTGTTGATAAAGCCCAACCTACTAGCAATATACCAGCAAAAACATCATTCCCATATACAGCGGCCGAAACAGTAACCGGCTCAGCAACAACATTGTTGTCTTTAGCTACAGAAAACACAGACAAAAGTTCAAAGACCCTTGATGAAAACCAGAGCATTAGTAGTAGCACCAACATCAaccacaataataacaatattttaatggaGGAACATTGTTGTAGTACAAATACGGCAATGTCTTCGCCACATAATCAAGTCAAGGACACTGAAGATGAAAGCGAACCAAATCTAAACCACAGCAATTTATGGCCGGAAGAGGCCAGCCAAAAACATATTAATGCCAAAAACAATCAAGCGAACGAAGATGGAAGGAAGGAAGAAGATATTGCAATTGTTGAAACCAAATCAATTGATGAGGAATTTAATGAAACAAACGAGGATAAGGAACAGGAAAAGCTAAAGGAAGAGGAGGAAGAGCAACAGAAGCCTACCGTCTTAACGCCCTCAGGCAAAACTGGTGGCATGAAACTAATAATACAACGTAAACGAGGGGCTCGTTTCAAATGTCGCCGCAAAACAGATGATGATCCTCACGCCCACAATGATAACAATGAACCTACAAAAGCCAAGCGCAGAAAAAAGTCCTCACACAACACTAAATTCCGAACGGAATCATTATTTTTAGAAGATCTAAATGGCGACTATTTCAGGAAGGAAGAAGAATTGATGCAGAAAccaagatatttcgatgagtGTGCAATGGACAGTGATGAAGAGGAAAATGTTAATAGGAAATCAAAAGTTCCCGAGTTTAATAGTGAAGAAGatgagaacaaagaaaatcCCATTGCTTTGCAACAAGAATTTGATAGCGATAGCAATAACAGTGTGTATAGAGATCCTTTGCTAATAAAAAATGATATGCTAGAAGATGATACTCAGCTAACAGATTTCCCCAAACCTCAGCTATCCTTGCAAACCGAATGCAGCAAGGAAATGTATAAATTATACAAGGAGAAGGCTAATTTAGAAAGTCCCAGGAAACTAATCATACGAGTACCGCTCACATCTTTAACACAAGATTTTAAAAGACTGCATTTAACCATGGATAAAGAGAAACAGGAAAACGAACTGCTAAATGATACCACAGAGGAGGAGGAACAGCCGGTTCCAGTTCAACCAAAAGAGCAGCAAGATGACAATGAAACACTTGAAACACAAACTATAACCGAACAAGAAGAGACACCCGCTGAACAAATCATTAGTTCGCAAGCAAACACCTCCAGCAGCCAAAGTGATTTATTGGGTTTTTCCCAAAACACTGAAACATCTTCTAGCACTGTGGATTCTTCACAACCATCCATGGAGATGGTGAGATATGTACAGCCACCTTTATGTTCGGCTTCTTCGAAAATAAATGAGTTCATTAATGACTTTCAAGCGAATTGCATTGATTCGTCGGAAATAGATGAAACCTGTGATATGATACCTCAGTTGGGCCCACGTATAACACAGGAATTGAGCGATGAAATACGCGATGTGGAGGATACTTTAAATGGCATTTTAAGCGAAATGCATGACAAAGACATGTACACACCCAGATCAGCAGAAACCGATGAGATTTTCCCTCATTCTGTATACTCACCTCTCACAGATTCACCCACTACGCCGGCTCATAGTTTCTATGCGGAAAGTCCTTGCACCATCAACAGCAATCCCATGTCGGTAAGTCCATTTATACATCACAACATGGACTATAATGCCATGACACCGCAAAGCAATCATAGTAGCATGGGTCATGGCTCGCATATGGGTAGCGGCAGTGGTGGCAGTACAGGCTCTCATTCGGTTGTGTTTAGTGAACACTTTCCCACCTACACGGAATGTTTTGAAGAAAGTACGCAATCGGAATTGATAGGTTTCCAAAATGATATACcctgttttgaaaatattgaaattaccAATCCAGACACTGTTAATGACTTACTAGCAGTACCGGCTGAGTTTAATGAGGAAGAGGAAGTGGCCAATATAGCTGACACCAACAGTATTGAGCAGAATAATGCTGCCGAAAATGTTGAGGTAATAGCCCCAACAGAGATTGTGGATTATATAGATCTAAGTGACTACAAAGAGGATTCTGACCAATTTGTGGACGCGCCAACTACACAGGTTCAAATGGGAGCGGCACCCGAGATAACTGTTTCCAATACAGATATACTACCCAACCAAATACCTTATAATCCAACCAATTATCAGCAGCTGAATAATACGCCAACGATTCACATGCAAAATTCAGCTAATCCCATGATTGCCACCAACACGAACGCACAACCCCACTACATTGTCACCAACACCAATCAGGGACCCATAATAATTGCCAATCCCCAACTCAATCAAGCTGCAGAACAAATGGATGGCTCTTTCAAGCCACACAGCAATAATTTGCAATTTGTTACTTTAGGCCAAGCCATGGACACAAATCATGCTCAAACAAATCATTTAATTCACAATAATACAAACGAAATTAACTGGCCCAACTCAGTCAATGCCGCAACTACCAACTACACCCAACAGCCTGTTATATCGGCAGCCAATGGCACCACAACCTACTTTATTAATGCCAATGGCGAGCTCTATCAAGCCAGCATACCCAACTCCTCACTCAACACGATCATTTTACCCAACAACACGGCCCAGACGAATTTCAACAAATCTAATATGGATAACAATGACAATTATATGCAGACACTGCAGCAGCATCAACAaagacaacagcaacaacaacaaaaccaacCTAACCAATCATCGCAATATATAATGTTGGTGAATAATTTGGGAGGCAATCCCCAATATTATGCCACCACTCATACCAATCTTAATCAAACGCTACAAACACCACAGCCAGCTGTATTATTCCATCGGGCTCAAACACACAATGTAAGAAATGACACCGATTACCCGAACAACTCGCCACAACAACAAAGCAACACCAACAGCCCCCCCAATCAACCAAAGCCAACAGCTCTCACAACTAAAACTACTCATGTACCTATAACACCGGCCATTGAAACGGTTACGGATCCCAAATCTGGACAAACCATGCATCAAAGAGTAAATCAACAGTTGCAGCGACAAATAAAACAACGTCAACTACAACTGCTGCAACCACGCTCCCCCAATGTTACACAAAAAATCACACTGGTCTGTCGCTTTTGTCACAAACGTCCCAAATTCACCAACAACGTGGACTACAGCAATCACATTATTAATACGCATCCCGCCGAAAAACCCTACAATTGCCCGCACTGTCCCATGCATTTTTCACGTCGCTTCGAACGGCAACAGCATGTGGCACAAGTTCATGGTTCTCGCTATCAGTGCGCTCAATGCGGCTTGAGTTTTTGTGCTCAACGCACTTTAGATTTTCATTTGCAAAAGTATCACGCCAATTTGGGAAGATCTCAGCAGCAtttacaacagcagcagcagcaacagcaaaacTCCACCTCTACGTCGACACCAGCTACCTATCAGTTGTTACAGCACAATCAGCGTCAACGATTGGTTCGTGTAGAGGATGTTCATGTGCAAGTAACCGGCGAGAATAAGAATAAACGTTGTAAgtacttttgtatttttattttttttttcacttttctttgTTAAATAACAGAGTTGCAAAAGTATGAATTTTAAGgctttattttactttatttaaaaataaaattcaaacaatactTTAACAAGTCTGTTTAGTTATTTGCTATTGGTTTACTTATcttttttctctattttgttgttttaacagCCATTGATCTTTCTTTGGATGGTAGTGCTGATATACAAACTTCTCAATCTATGCCAGAAGTGGAAATATTATCAGACACGACAGGaatacaacagcagcaacatccTCGTAAATTATGTAGTCCTGATTGTAAGAATGGtaagttatttttttccatttaaaatataaCTTATACTAGAGATCTTCTAAAGGAGAGTTTTTATATCCCGATCCATTAGTTTATGATACTTTAGatgttttgaaaatgattttaattatatttttatacccttcaccatgagtggcaaggatatatatactaagtttgtcattccgtttgtaatttctacatttttcattagcgaccccacaaagtatatatattctggatcgttatagatagcgaagtcgatatagacatgtccgtctgtatgctgaaatcaactttcctaatcccctaaataacttacatctTCCGGTTCGTTTGCTATTCAAATtcgtcaaaatcggcccacaaatggctgagatataaggaaaaaaccgtgACAACCTCGACTTTtcgcctatttttgatctatatctggattactaagtcattaatatagacaagatcgatatctaatgatagatatttcaaagtccattgcaacgtgTATattaggctatagtaagttggacctacaatgggtcaaaatcgggaaaaaatattttttaccccgaattttttttcatcaaacattttttttaaaaaaaaatttaaaaattaaaaaaaaaattggaaaaaactttttaaaaaaatttaaaaaaaaggacatTTATCGAAAACTTCCCAGTCAAAGAAGGAACTcaaagtggtgagaatgtgGTCCGAAGCCTTTAAATATCTTACTGGTTCagatattattttaaatcacgaaaatcggcctacaaatggcCGAGTGGCAGTGACTGGTAATGCAGTGGAAACTTTCCATATTTGCTTTTTTTCCGTACAAATGTAAATCTGATCTAATACGACttgattgttttttgaaaatgttcaccaaaaaaaaaattaaaacgacTGTGAAATTTTCATCCGTATTTTCTTTCAATGAAGAATATATTTTCCCTTTCGTACTCTTACCCCCTGTTTATATgtgataaatttgtatcatgataaacttcaaaatggttgtctagataaaaaaaattatcaggtatagtctccatttattagtattattgcttcgttatgacaaaattgttagtgcttttgctcagacaactttgtcttgacaacaaacgtcattaattgttatgataaatatttgtcaagtatagacatggAGTTATATTAATaagaattaatttgttttaaattatgtattatcaattgaatttttttaaatctaattaatattaatcatacgtcatgttacacaaatttaacattttcgtaAAATTCTTGGAAATTCAACGATTTTTGatgcaaatgtagaaaataaagatttatttataattctaatatttaatattacaaattaataaaatcattttgtttttaaacaaattaattttaaaaattttgatttcaaactaaaatttttagcattACAGTAAGATATGATTTATAAAAcatcaatatttaataaaagtcaaaattctttaatttattagccattgaaattttcaaaatcttttcaaCATTTTAGGAGTTGTGctaaaaattcttgaaaaagtcctaataaatattaatcatacttCATGTTAgacaaatttaacattttctttaaattctttgaaacaaacggaaaaaattaaaagatttaaaacgaatttaatttaagattttaatctATAATATTGAgggtattcatttaaaaaaatgcaaaattacactctgattttttacactttttaaaaacaaaaacaagaaaaaaatcaaaaaaaaaatatttttttttgtggaattttgttcaagtttttgttgtgtaaaagtgtaaaaaaatcagagtctaatttttaatttttttttaaatgaataacctTATAATAgaattacaaattaattaaattattttgtttctattttaatttaatttctaacTTTAATTTTGCCATTTTCTTAAATCTATAATGTATAAAACAAAGTATTTCCAGATTTTTGTAGCAGATTCATAAAATATAGCTACAATTACgcttttcatatataaaaaaaatttaataacattttataaattaatgaaattattttgtttgttcaaaaaaattaattttaaaatttttttctaacttTAATTTGGCCATTTTCTTAAGATAAACGTgttaaatgttaatattttataagaatttggattctttaatttgttattgtttgaatattccgagttatactaaaaattatttaaaaagtcctaattaatattaatcatacgtcatgttatacattttttaaaatttcattaacttCTTGGTTGCTAACAAAAACTTTTCCAggattttgaaacaaattcataaaataaagcTGCATTTatgcttttaatataaaaaaatgttcgatgttttataaaatgtgcaaacattttgtttgatttCCTATCTGATATCTGATATATCTGTATGGAACAGAATAGAAACTGTCTTAGGTGcacaataaaatcaaattttccaCTTCATTTAGTACATTACTAAAACaggaaatccaaatataaatcgACACATATTAAATACTTCCgcaatattatatttaaactcTGCCAAAGATGCAttcaaaaccaaacaaaataatcCATCCCACAAACAGATATAGAAGCATTAATAagagcaaaaaaacaaaagtctAATAAATAAGAGTGGTATTTCCTGCTCCaacgaatcttaaatacccttcaccttagtataatttaaagaaaatttaattttcaatttccgTGTTTTTagtaaaacacaatttttttataaaaaaaaaaacaaaaagaatagGTCTGTAGTGGAGTTTTCTTCCtttttacccttctttgtgttcttttctaaataaaatgtagtttaaataaaatgtagctGATTTtaataaccccctgtctatacctgataaatttttatcatgataaacgtccaAATGGTTgtcaaaataagaaataatCAGGTATAGTCtacatttattagtattattgctttgttatgacaaaattgttagtgcttttactcagacaactttgtcttgacaacaaacgtcataaattgttatgataaatatttgtcaagtatagacaagGGGTAAAGGAAATTTGTTAgctgtgtataatttttttatcatatcTCAGAGATTTATGCAACgatttttccgaattttaatAGAAACCTAATCGAGATTAttaccgatatattgatgtatttaagatctaaaaaattttattaaaaaaaatttaaattggaagaaattacaaacggaatgatgtGTTTATAAATGACCTTAGCAGTCATGTAAAgcattaattaatttcattataatttttataaatattactcaCAGTAGCGGACTTCTAGTCAGTTTACTCTATCATCCCCTTGGAAAAAATCATACATAAATACACCAAATAAAATCTCATAATTCTTAATGTCAGCTAATAAATATGCcttactttttttgttatttactttaCAGATAATGATGATTGCTGTGGttccaacaaaaattgtgaTCAAACCAACAGCAACGATACACAAGCAGAAAACAACAGTGCGCAACAACAATATACAGGAAGTGAAAGTGTTAATAATAATCAACATAATTATCATCATCAATATCAACATGTTACAATACCATCGCCAGAACAAACCGAACCAGATTCAACCACAACATTACGACACTTTCGTAAACGCCAATTATCCGAAATATCACCACACTTTGCCACATCCCCATCATCGTCCTCGTTTAACAATAACATGGGCAACAATGACAACCTAGACCACAATAGTACGGACGATGTTTTAGCGGGTGATGGTGGTAGCGGTGGTGGTGCAGGAGGCCCTGCCGAACAAATTATGGTGGAGCGTTCATTACGCGGCAGTCATAATTGTCTATTGTGCGAGGAATCATTTACAAATGAAATAGCTTTGCGTAAACATCATCACATGGCACATGGTGCCACACAAACAACAATCAACACGGCTGCCACATCAACGGCCTTAGTGTGTACGATATGCAAACGTGGTTTTCGTATGCGCAATGCATTGCAACGGCACATGGAAACACACGATGCTGAGGGTCGGCCCTATGAGTGCAACATATGTCAAGTGCGTTTTCCGAGACCCTCCCAATTGACGTTGCACAAACTGACGGTGCATAAATTCGAAAAGCCGAATTCGTGTGAAGAGTGTGGCAAACAGTTTGGCACGGAAAGTGCCATGAAGGCTCATGCCGAAGAACATCATCAATATGGAGAAGAAGGTAGGGGTAGAGAAAATTCATTGtgatttccattttatttttttgtttttttttgtgtttcagtcttttattttgcaattgtAAATTCCCAGCAAACATTTAggttgtttaattaaaattaaattattattcaaatgtttgaaaatgattttataagCTTTTAAAGCCCTATTCATAAACACGATATTAAGGGCCtgaccatagagaaatatacatagagcgcaAACTCTCCTGTCATAGACCTAACTCAATTGACAAAAACTTAATCGTACatgtaattattttgagtaatttttttgtttgagtttttttctagtttccgctctatctATATTTACACCtccaaaaagtaattttaaaatatttgtgtgaaaaacactcaaaaattatttgaaaactgagtcatattcataaaaaacaaagtttttgaattagggccaaaaatttattttaccaattttttaataatggtTTTttaacctaactcagttgtcaaaatctTAAGTGATGAtaatgtattagtaaataaaactatctgaaaccaaaaacaacactcgtatgtgtgattatttagagtaatttgtttgtttgagtttattctagtttccgctctatgtgtatttcttcTCTATAGTTTTGTGCTTATCGGGTTCAAtcaagtttttttcaaattgtattcaaaagtgtgttgaaatgaaattaaacttatttattgaaCGTTTGACTTTTTGTTTGTTGGGTTTATTGTTAATCAGAGCTGTAGAATGCGGAAAATCGTTAGAAAGGGAAAGTTGTTTAAATAGAATGGATGATTTGATTTCCTAATGTGTTTAAAATCACATATATGATTATTGTTTTAGaggtattttcttaaatttttaataatttgacaatttgttcaaaattttaatttgaggttataaacacaattttaaatataattaaaataagaaaacttaaatacgattttgtagttctttcttaaaattttaataatttaacaattttagcaagaatattgtaaaatattatattatcaaTTTGAGGttataaaaccaatttttaaagtttatggGGAAAATACTTCTTttgaaacaaacaataaaatttactgaaattaaataaatattgaaataagttTATTCCATAAATGCcggatatacagtggttgataATACAACGTGTCTAAGATTAACGTGGGTACCAGCCTCAAAGGCCTAACCTCACGGTGGTCTTAACATTGGTTTGAATCCATGCAACTTCTCGTACATTGACTGCACAGATCAATGCACAACTCCCTTGCTCGAGAGCTCTGGCTATCTAAACCCTGCCACTATATCTAGCTAGTCAATCAGCAAAGCCCTGGAGAATATTCAAAAACTCCCAAACGATAAAAGTCAAAGTCTATGGTTATGACTCCACACACAATAAACCTCTACCGAAAGCTAAGTGCAACAACCAGTATATCACGAATGCCACCACTCCAATACGTCTCCTTAGCACTAAGCTAACTGCTATCAGCTACTTTTAATGGCCCTGTTGAGTCAGCAACAGCACCTAGTAAGATGCAAATGGCTGCCAGAAGCTCATCACTAGCACATATATCAGTCATTTATCTAACGATCTTCTAACCGCTTCGGGTTTTAAAACACAGTCACGCCTTGTTCAACGTAGTGACCTTACCAATGTTCCAGACAGGATTGGTTGGCAATACTATAGaaacttttgtaaatattttatttatagaccAGAATCCAAAAAAAAGTCTTATGAAATTTATGTAAGCCGTTGACGTTTTACGCCGTCAACAGTTTCgaactagattaaagaaactgTTTGCACTTTATCTGCTGACGgcgtaaaacaaaaaaacttaattaaattctaaaaatggtatcgaaaaaacaatggaaacttaggtttcatttttcaaatattgtcTGGCACTTTTAGTGATTCTGTATTTTGTTGGATTCCCTCGTTTTGACATCGACAATTTAGGGGCCTCTTGTTCCAAATAGTCAAATAtcatcttatttaatttatcaaacattttttaccaACACTTTGCTCTATAGTTCAAGCTGAAGGGGGCTAAgataattaacttttttttaaaaaaaaaattaagttacaaaTCTTTTCATtttactaataaaaaaatattggggaaataaagagtttttctcttttttgaataaaaatttaaaagtcttTTGAACCCAAACATTTGTGTAATTTATCGTCATATTCTAAGCACTTTACAACAGCCCTGATTTCTAAAAATAGTCTAGAATATTATTATGAAAACTAAGAACAAACAAATACtaataatcatattttatatgtgtttttttctatttcagcTGCCACAGCAGCAACTGCATCATCAGAAGCATCATCGTCGTCGTCGTCAtcgacaacaacaacacaattgTCTTCCCGCATATATTTAGATACaatgacaacaaaaacaatatcaacatccacaacaataacaaatgaacaaaatataaatttacaaactACAACATCCGGTGAAGACGAAACTACTGCttccaccaacaacaacaatgctgctttagaaaatactattgTCTCAGGACTTgccacataaaattttttgatttttttctcatttaaaactTGTGCATATTCTTCTTACacctaattttttctttttttttgcaaagagcacaaaatacatatattttcaaagtgtaaaacattttttaaatagaatttaagtaaaaaaaaaaattaatttgtattataagcaattaaaaaaaggaaaaggttgccgtgatataaataaaaataatgataataaattgTAGAGCAAAGAAATCTCTTAAATTACAAATAACTCTTGTGAGACTCCCTATTCCTTTACTTTACTCCCTTtcaaaaaagagttttattttgtaaacttaatttaattaaatagttttaagtCTTTATATTAAGTTGTAAAGCATACTTTATgatctttttaataatttaagtttCTATGCAACTGCTAATTGTATtgagattattttaatttttgtttggttacaatttagttttgaattttagtattttgttttactttttttgtagaaaatctgCAGCTTATACTTGAAgtgttaaagttttatttttttagttttaaagaactgggttttaacaataataat
The nucleotide sequence above comes from Calliphora vicina chromosome 1, idCalVici1.1, whole genome shotgun sequence. Encoded proteins:
- the mld gene encoding uncharacterized protein mld, with product MDFESDLSFQILTDNMAASKAPTTTTNVSSTSSTTTSSSSSLKTTQDICHNFQELCRSCGKTNAELYDLFQTTNSPFNTSSTTCYTHLSNNSSCSTSTTTTTTNKPCSSTAVGSAQSSSCAASTFDSVAATAKATAKGQSNMDNILLEMQIWQLKIKCNDGLPQRICAKCTAQFYMIHKFRRKCLKVQTQLRALNEEQKFYERQQQMENPTAAKDASPATQATVTATAPLVEAHDFVNDNYGEQQAAVDNTKSAVSFVTNTGNTNESIQASTRATTLLDNVETMPQKTEANEPTTPTTSAALVFSDKTVEALEHCTVTRPKDKKKPLLKAAVLNFIKTSPPLTLQQPLAQICDNDATDHTNASKKLCLDQELVLDSHKIFKTFGCPNKTKQAADLKSCQETDEKMLQEAAQDMDDNTSSCLSAATAKSEQPNETLKLKINQESQSLFITKAALKAYTATSSEKAGHIEAKNTNDTNNNDHRNKHPSTHCDRLSCETTGNTCSSTSSSTQSPCSSKSSSISRKSHRTRVLRHKAVKYAGNNKRSGHCYKSNNIITTKKMTKMILKKKLRSWQNKHKFKRLVDIRTRSSPSAIRKQQIQSKKHKVYNKRKSRTQQSVLQMEDETSSTVSTTSSSAYTSSSSSATTPAVTDLAENLHKTGSSSITQGISSNKSSCIMWKTKAAMKANANDMPVDVVVDKAQPTSNIPAKTSFPYTAAETVTGSATTLLSLATENTDKSSKTLDENQSISSSTNINHNNNNILMEEHCCSTNTAMSSPHNQVKDTEDESEPNLNHSNLWPEEASQKHINAKNNQANEDGRKEEDIAIVETKSIDEEFNETNEDKEQEKLKEEEEEQQKPTVLTPSGKTGGMKLIIQRKRGARFKCRRKTDDDPHAHNDNNEPTKAKRRKKSSHNTKFRTESLFLEDLNGDYFRKEEELMQKPRYFDECAMDSDEEENVNRKSKVPEFNSEEDENKENPIALQQEFDSDSNNSVYRDPLLIKNDMLEDDTQLTDFPKPQLSLQTECSKEMYKLYKEKANLESPRKLIIRVPLTSLTQDFKRLHLTMDKEKQENELLNDTTEEEEQPVPVQPKEQQDDNETLETQTITEQEETPAEQIISSQANTSSSQSDLLGFSQNTETSSSTVDSSQPSMEMVRYVQPPLCSASSKINEFINDFQANCIDSSEIDETCDMIPQLGPRITQELSDEIRDVEDTLNGILSEMHDKDMYTPRSAETDEIFPHSVYSPLTDSPTTPAHSFYAESPCTINSNPMSVSPFIHHNMDYNAMTPQSNHSSMGHGSHMGSGSGGSTGSHSVVFSEHFPTYTECFEESTQSELIGFQNDIPCFENIEITNPDTVNDLLAVPAEFNEEEEVANIADTNSIEQNNAAENVEVIAPTEIVDYIDLSDYKEDSDQFVDAPTTQVQMGAAPEITVSNTDILPNQIPYNPTNYQQLNNTPTIHMQNSANPMIATNTNAQPHYIVTNTNQGPIIIANPQLNQAAEQMDGSFKPHSNNLQFVTLGQAMDTNHAQTNHLIHNNTNEINWPNSVNAATTNYTQQPVISAANGTTTYFINANGELYQASIPNSSLNTIILPNNTAQTNFNKSNMDNNDNYMQTLQQHQQRQQQQQQNQPNQSSQYIMLVNNLGGNPQYYATTHTNLNQTLQTPQPAVLFHRAQTHNVRNDTDYPNNSPQQQSNTNSPPNQPKPTALTTKTTHVPITPAIETVTDPKSGQTMHQRVNQQLQRQIKQRQLQLLQPRSPNVTQKITLVCRFCHKRPKFTNNVDYSNHIINTHPAEKPYNCPHCPMHFSRRFERQQHVAQVHGSRYQCAQCGLSFCAQRTLDFHLQKYHANLGRSQQHLQQQQQQQQNSTSTSTPATYQLLQHNQRQRLVRVEDVHVQVTGENKNKRSIDLSLDGSADIQTSQSMPEVEILSDTTGIQQQQHPRKLCSPDCKNDNDDCCGSNKNCDQTNSNDTQAENNSAQQQYTGSESVNNNQHNYHHQYQHVTIPSPEQTEPDSTTTLRHFRKRQLSEISPHFATSPSSSSFNNNMGNNDNLDHNSTDDVLAGDGGSGGGAGGPAEQIMVERSLRGSHNCLLCEESFTNEIALRKHHHMAHGATQTTINTAATSTALVCTICKRGFRMRNALQRHMETHDAEGRPYECNICQVRFPRPSQLTLHKLTVHKFEKPNSCEECGKQFGTESAMKAHAEEHHQYGEEAATAATASSEASSSSSSSTTTTQLSSRIYLDTMTTKTISTSTTITNEQNINLQTTTSGEDETTASTNNNNAALENTIVSGLAT